The following are from one region of the Cervus canadensis isolate Bull #8, Minnesota chromosome 21, ASM1932006v1, whole genome shotgun sequence genome:
- the LOC122423146 gene encoding LOW QUALITY PROTEIN: MORF4 family-associated protein 1-like (The sequence of the model RefSeq protein was modified relative to this genomic sequence to represent the inferred CDS: substituted 1 base at 1 genomic stop codon): MGILALDQVEALEEVGVLEPEVDFKQFLLPGISCLWEDIKALNXESRSACLRTRSKWREVDRLLIQMKTQVEASEQGTLNRIRPPYGEADDRVSELCEKAKGKGKEVETEAEMSTELVWRMEESDLPGRRVTVHR; the protein is encoded by the coding sequence ATGGGGATCTTGGCCCTGGACCAAGTAGAAGCTCTGGAGGAGGTGGGTGTGCTGGAGCCCGAGGTAGATTTCAAGCAGTTTCTGCTCCCAGGCATCAGCTGCCTGTGGGAGGACATCAAAGCGCTCAACTGAGAATCCAGGAGCGCATGTCTGAGGACCAGAAGCAAGTGGCGGGAGGTGGACCGTCTGCTCATCCAGATGAAAACACAGGTGGAGGCCTCGGAGCAGGGCACCTTGAATCGCATCCGGCCTCCCTATGGAGAGGCTGATGATAGAGTATCCGAGTTGTGCGAGAAGGCCAAGGGAAAAGGCAAGGAGGtggagacagaggctgagatgtcAACGGAACTGGTCTGGCGCATGGAGGAAAGCGACTTGCCCGGAAGGAGGGTCACAGTTCACAGGTGA